In the genome of Vicia villosa cultivar HV-30 ecotype Madison, WI linkage group LG7, Vvil1.0, whole genome shotgun sequence, one region contains:
- the LOC131616453 gene encoding uncharacterized protein LOC131616453 produces MKMRSDTLLDYAVLQLSPKRSRCELLVSSDGITEKLASGLVKPYLNHLKVAEEQAALSVQSIRLDIDRQRSSETWFTKGTFERFVRYVGMPEVLEMVNTFDAEMSQLEAARKIYSQGTGDQRMDSQGGEGTRVIAATDATRKELLRAIDVRLNAVRQDLTTAYATASASGFNPHTVSHLKHFAHHFRSNRLNEACTRYMFVYERRPDLINQHELPRGDERDLRSSVNSDMSIDNDDDQAQAQAQAQNEAQEQNKTSTWQLPKAFTTSTSLRRNNDTNSNLVITNNQKDEAKDNNNNDSNNKEETESSSPAPSPTQLPSSPTPAPSGRRLSVQDRINMFEKKQKENTGKPVELRRMSSDILRRWSGSSDMSIDVSMEKKLSSSIENKSIATTSIDNTNNNNNHNNDNDNDNNNINSDKVVKIDEGSSQESCKVSVFDEERSGGGVGFKEQVGVSGTQLKGSSDRYEVTVDDNKDVDDDVKFHGGLKSNVVPTSVSRVQRSHSRSLSAQFEGGGGGVGHKSKEPSTSSHSSSVVLNGVSQSSQSTTQPQFGDLKNQVKEEDSQVMKTKYQKPIPSNSEQTGMLRSKRDEIRRANDNEGTKMSHPGKRNVMESQDNARVTAVPLEQTQRVRQSKGNQEMHDELKLKADELEKLFAEHKLRVPGDQSGTARRIEPADARVVEQAVNSQSRRPAAGDSTPQPVSRSSVPEPATSSGVKSLTRTVDSQNYGDESRGKFYEKYMKKRNAKLQEDWSVNRSEKEARMRAMQESLDRSKAEMIAKFSGSISRQNSAGGSQRAERFGHNKTSIKREQHPIDSFQNEEDEDLSEFSEEKIYGASKQSRKNFPNRNVSSSGTPRTTAVSVSRASGRRKDNPLAQSVPNFSDLRKENTKPSSGVSKPTRSQMRNFPRSKSTNEDEQGIKEEKLRQSLSLRKSSANPAEFKDLSSLNSDGIVLTPLKFDLDESDVGPYDQSSRSFLKKGSTAGHGFGGSAMRMKASMTSDTEKNKEFSDLEFDMEDSFHSAIEENDETGSVAIEDSAYNNNGKISPSQESGNSGSEIGDSTRSLAQVDPILGGEMPNAYQSTFNGVGSLQDSPVESPVSWNSRAPHPFSYTHESSDIDASIDSPIGSPAWNSRSLIQGENDAARMRKKWGSAQKPYLANSSQNQPRKDVTKGFKRLLKFGRKTRGTETLADWISATTSEGDDDMEDGRDLANRSSEDLRKSRMGFSHGHPSDDSFNESELFNEQVQSLQSSIPAPPAHFKLRDDHISGSSLKAPKSFFSLPTFRSKGSDSKPR; encoded by the exons ATGAAAATGAGGTCTGACACTCTTCTTGACTATGCCGTGTTGCAGTTGTCTCCGAAGCGTTCAAG ATGTGAGTTGCTTGTTTCGAGTGATGGAATCACCGAAAAACTAGCGTCTGGATTAGTAAAGCCATACTTGAACCATTTAAAGGTTGCAGAAGAGCAAGCTGCACTTTCTGTGCAGTCAATCAGATTAGATATTGATAGACAGAGAAGTTCCGAGACGTGGTTTACGAAAGGAACATTTGAGAG GTTTGTACGGTATGTTGGCATGCCGGAAGTTTTGGAAATGGTGAACACCTTTGACGCAGAGATGTCCCAGTTGGAAGCAGCACGGAAAATATATTCTCAG GGGACCGGAGATCAGCGTATGGATTCACAAG GTGGGGAAGGAACAAGAGTCATCGCAGCGACAGACGCAACAAG GAAGGAACTTCTAAGAGCTATTGATGTGAGACTGAATGCAGTTAGGCAGGACTTAACCACAGCATACGCCACTGCATCAGCATCTGGCTTTAATCCTCACACTGTCTCTCATCTCAAACATTTTGCACATCATTTTCGGTCCAATCGCTTGAA TGAAGCGTGTACGAGGTATATGTTTGTGTACGAAAGAAGACCGGACCTAATCAACCAACATGAACTGCCACGTGGCGATGAGAGGGACCTTCGTTCATCGGTTAACTCTGACATGTCTATTGATAACGACGACGATCAGGCCCAGGCCCAAGCCCAAGCCCAAAATGAGGCCCAAGAACAAAACAAGACTTCCACGTGGCAACTTCCCAAGGCCTTTACAACTTCCACATCGCTAAGACGTAACAACGACACCAACAGCAACTTAGTAATAACAAACAACCAGAAAGACGAAGCgaaagacaacaacaacaacgacagcAACAATAAGGAAGAAACCGAGTCGTCATCGCCGGCTCCGTCTCCGACTCAGTTACCGTCGTCTCCAACACCGGCTCCCTCGGGACGGCGGCTCAGTGTTCAAGACCGAATCAACATGTTTGAGAAGAAACAGAAAGAGAATACCGGAAAACCGGTGGAGCTTCGGAGAATGTCCTCCGACATTTTGCGACGGTGGAGTGGAAGCAGTGACATGAGCATTGACGTCAGCATGGAGAAAAAACTTTCGTCTTCAATAGAGAATAAGTCTATTGCTACAACCTCAATAGataacaccaacaacaacaataatcataataatgataatgataatgataataataatattaattcagACAAGGTTGTGAAAATTGATGAAGGGTCTTCTCAGGAGAGTTGTAAAGTTTCGGTTTTTGATGAAGAGAGGAGTGGAGGAGGAGTAGGGTTCAAGGAACAAGTGGGTGTTTCTGGGACGCAATTGAAAGGTTCATCGGATAGGTACGAGGTTACTGTTGATGATAATaaagatgttgatgatgatgttaagTTTCATGGTGGTTTGAAAAGTAATGTGGTTCCCACGTCAGTTAGTAGGGTCCAGCGTAGTCATTCTCGGTCTCTTTCAGCTCAGTTtgaaggtggtggtggtggtgttggACACAAATCAAAGGAACCTTCTACTTCTTCTCATTCTTCTTCTGTTGTTTTAAATGGTGTTTCTCAATCTTCTCAATCTACTACTCAGCCTCAGTTTGGGGATTTAAAGAATCAGGTTAAGGAAGAGGATTCTCAAGTCAtgaaaactaagtatcagaagcCTATACCCTCTAATTCGGAACAAACCGGGATGTTGCGGAGTAAAAGGGATGAAATTCGGCGTGCAAATGATAATGAAGGTACCAAAATGAGCCATCCTGGTAAAAGGAATGTTATGGAGAGTCAGGATAATGCCCGTGTAACCGCGGTGCCTTTAGAGCAGACTCAGAGAGTAAGGCAGTCTAAAGGTAATCAGGAGATGCATGATGAGCTGAAACTGAAGGCAGATGAGCTTGAAAAACTTTTTGCTGAGCATAAACTGAGGGTTCCTGGAGACCAATCTGGTACTGCACGGAGAATCGAGCCTGCTGATGCACGTGTTGTTGAACAGGCTGTTAACTCGCAGTCTAGAAGACCTGCAGCGGGGGATTCAACTCCTCAGCCGGTTTCTAGAAGCAGTGTGCCTGAACCAGCTACGAGCTCTGGTGTTAAGTCACTTACAAGGACGGTGGATAGTCAGAATTATGGCGACGAGTCTAGAGGAAAGTTTTATGAAAAATACATGAAAAAGAGGAATGCTAAACTTCAGGAGGATTGGAGTGTGAACAGATCAGAGAAGGAAGCTCGGATGAGGGCCATGCAGGAGAGTCTTGACCGGAGTAAGGCTGAGATGATAGCCAAGTTTTCAGGGTCTATAAGCAGGCAAAATTCAGCAGGAGGTTCTCAACGCGCCGAGAGATTTGGACACAACAAAACAAGTATTAAGAGAGAACAG CATCCTATAGATTCCTTTCAGAATGAAGAGGATGAAGATCTTTCTGAATTTTCGGAAGAAAAGATATATGGTGCTTCAAAGCAAAGTAGGAAAAATTTTCCTAACAGGAATGTGTCTTCTTCAGGCACACCTCGCACAACAGCAGTGTCAGTGTCACGTGCATCGGGAAGACGGAAAGACAATCCTCTTGCTCAGTCTGTTCCAAACTTCTCtgatttaagaaaagaaaatacaaagcCTTCTTCTGGAGTCAGTAAACCAACCCGCTCTCAGATGAGAAACTTCCCTCGAAGCAAAAGCACTAATGAAGATGAGCAAGGTATCAAGGAAGAGAAGCTAAGACAAAGTCTATCTTTACGGAAGAGCTCGGCAAACCCTGCAGAGTTTAAGGATTTGTCCTCTTTGAACTCAGATGGGATTGTTTTGACtccattgaaatttgatttggatGAGTCTGATGTGGGCCCTTATGATCAATCATCCAGGTCTTTCCTTAAAAAGGGTAGTACCGCAGGCCATGGTTTTGGAGGCAGTGCTATGAGGATGAAAGCTTCAATGACATCTGATACTgagaaaaataaagaatttaGTGACCTAGAATTTGATATGGAAGATTCATTCCATTCGGCCATAGAAGAAAATGATGAAACTGGAAGTGTGGCTATTGAAGATAGTGCTTATAATAATAACGGGAAGATTAGTCCAAGCCAGGAATCTGGTAATTCTGGGTCTGAAATTGGTGATTCTACAAGGTCTCTTGCTCAAGTAGACCCTATTTTAGGGGGTGAAATGCCTAATGCATATCAGTCAACTTTCAATGGTGTAGGATCGCTGCAGGACTCTCCAGTTGAAAGTCCTGTATCCTGGAACTCACGTGCGCCTCATCCTTTTTCTTACACGCACGAGTCTTCTGACATTGATGCTTCTATAGATTCTCCAATTGGAAGCCCTGCTTGGAATTCTCGTTCCCTTATCCAGGGTGAAAATGACGCTGCTCGAATGAGAAAAAAATGGGGTAGTGCTCAAAAACCTTATCTTGCTAATTCGTCCCAAAATCAACCCCGCAAAGATGTCACGAAAGGCTTTAAGCGATTACTTAAGTTTGGGAGAAAAACTCGCGGGACAGAGACTTTGGCTGATTGGATCTCTGCTACAACTTCTGAAGGAGATGATGATATGGAAGATGGCCGAGATCTAGCCAACCGGTCATCAGAAGATTTGAGGAAATCGAGAATGGGATTCTCTCACGGTCATCCTTCTGATGACAGCTTCAATGAAAGTGAGCTGTTCAACGAACAGG TTCAATCCTTACAAAGCTCTATCCCCGCACCTCCGGCCCATTTTAAACTGAGGGATGATCATATATCAGGAAGTTCATTAAAAG CTCCGAAATCATTCTTTTCTCTCCCGACTTTCCGAAGCAAGGGAAGTGACTCAAAACCTAGATGA
- the LOC131618212 gene encoding ABC transporter B family member 19-like codes for MADSSFEIDTNQRRHYPTPVSYQSVSGSSSFIHSTSRSHATPRTRRTRRNKIPSTPFASDDDRSWQSEVSWKFEPTGLREHSTNFGSVLSPWPTNSASDCSRVFRQSANDYYLARIGGFRGHTNSTNEHSSYGRVELRSHVAKDNNDHSYFDQYSGFSKLGIIKEGVSSGNRNIKHKTSPLAEEDELSGIDYSISDEHVKRDRDHGHAVPPYGSKSPSQIYGGGGGYSHYESKMVSGYGDEGDEDMDDEDDDAAGSPKNVGLFSLFRYTRNWDWLLVFIGCVGALINGGSLPWYSYLFGNLVNKLSREAKNDKGQLMKDVEQICVFMTGLAAVVVVGAYMEITCWRLVGERSAQRIRTEYLRAILRQDISFFDTELNTGDIMHGIASDVAQIQEVMGEKMAHFIHHIFTFICGYAVGFKRSWKVSLVVFSVTPLTMLCGMTYKALYGGLTAKEEASYRKAGSIAEQTISSIRTVFSFVAESQLGEKYSELLEKSAPIGARIGFAKGAGMGIIYLVTYSTWALAFWYGSILISKGELDGGSAIACFFGVNVGGRGLALALSYFAQFAQGTVAASRVFYIIDRIPEIDPYNSEGRKLSSARGRIELKNVSFAYPSRPDSLILNSINLVFPSSKTLALVGASGGGKSTIFALIERFYDPIEGIVTLDGHDLRTLQVKWLRDQIGMVGQEPILFATSILENVMMGKDNATKEEAISACIAADAHKFISSLPLRYDTQVGDRGTKLSGGQKQRIALARAMIKNPKILLLDEPTSALDAESEAAVQRAIDKISAGRTTIVIAHRIATVKNADAIVVLEYGSVTEIGDHRQLMAKSGTYYNLVKLATESISKPLPVENGMQKTNDLLSNNNKYASDIAKSSYLVDISRSKHMDSMQDESQEDIEDKQDKKLREYKLSEVWKLQKPEFMMLSSGLVMGMFAGAFLSLFPLILGISLGVYFGNDTSKMKRDVGYLCLVLVGLGFGCILSMTGQQGLCGWAGSKLTLRVRNLLFKSILKQEPGWFDFDENSTGVLVSRLSIDAVSFRSVLGDRFSVLLMGLSSAAVGLGVSFAFNVKLTLVAAAVTPLTLGASYINLIINIGPKIDNNSYARASNIASGAVSNIRTVATFSAQEQIVKSFDNALSEPRKKSLKSSQLQGLVFGLFQGAMYASYTLTLWFGAYLVKHDEGKFEDVYKIFLILVLSSFSVGQLAGLAPDTSMAATSIPAVQDVINRKPLIGSDGRKTRKVDKSKSFKIEFKMVTFAYPSRPEITVLRDFCLKIKGGSTVALVGPSGSGKSTVVWMTQRFYDPDQGKVMMSGVDLREIDVKWLRRQIGLVGQEPALFAGSIRENIAFGDQKASWAEIEAAAMEAYIHKFISGLPQGYETQVGESGVQLSGGQKQRIAIARAILKKSKVLLLDEASSALDLESEKHIQEALKNVSKEATTIIVAHRLSTIREADKIAVMRNGEVVEYGSHDTLISSLQNGLYASLVRAETEANAFA; via the exons ATGGCTGATTCTTCCTTTGAGATAGACACCAATCAGAGAAGACACTATCCAACTCCTGTGAGTTATCAGAGTGTATCTGGCTCTAGCTCCTTCATACATTCCACTTCTCGGAGCCATGCGACTCCGAGAACGAGAAGAACTCGCCGCAATAAAATTCCATCCACACCCTTTGCCTCAGACGACGATCGTTCATGGCAAAGTGAAGTTTCGTGGAAGTTTGAACCAACTGGGTTGCGTGAACATAGTACGAATTTCGGTTCTGTTCTTAGTCCATGGCCAACCAACTCCGCCTCTGATTGTAGCCGTGTGTTTCGCCAATCGGCTAATGACTATTACCTTGCGAGAATAGGTGGTTTTCGTGGCCATACAAACTCAACAAATGAACATTCTTCGTATGGAAGAGTTGAACTTAGGAGCCATGTTGCTAAGGACAATAATGATCATAGCTATTTCGATCAATATAGTGGATTCTCCAAATTGGGAATCATCAAAGAAGGAGTTAGTAGCGGAAATCGTAATATTAAACATAAGACTAGTCCATTAGCTGAGGAAGACGAGCTCAGCGGGATCGATTATAGTATATCAGATGAACATGTTAAACGTGATCGTGATCATGGTCATGCAGTACCACCATACGGTAGCAAATCTCCGAGTCAAATTtacggtggtggtggtggttatAGTCATTATGAGAGTAAAATGGTATCAGGATATGGTGATGAAGGTGATGAGGATATggatgatgaggatgatgatgctGCAGGTTCTCCAAAGAATGTTGGGCTGTTTAGCTTGTTTAGATATACAAGAAATTGGGATTGGTTACTTGTGTTTATCGGCTGCGTAGGTGCTCTTATAAACGGTGGATCACTTCCTTGGTATTCTTATCTTTTTGGAAACTTGGTTAACAAGCTTTCAAGAGAAGCGAAAAATGACAAAGGTCAATTGATGAAGGATGTAGAGCAG ATATGTGTATTTATGACTGGCTTAGCTGCAGTTGTGGTAGTTGGAGCTTATATGG AGATTACATGTTGGAGACTAGTGGGGGAGAGATCAGCTCAAAGAATAAGAACCGAGTATCTAAGAGCAATTCTTCGACAGGACATAAGTTTTTTTGATACGGAGCTTAATACCGGTGATATCATGCATGGAATCGCTAGTGATGTTGCACAAATTCAAGAAGTTATGGGAGAGAAG ATGGCTCACTTCATTCATCATATATTTACATTCATATGTGGATATGCGGTTGGATTTAAAAGATCATGGAAAGTATCGTTGGTTGTATTCTCGGTCACACCATTAACAATGTTATGTGGTATGACTTATAAAGCACTTTATGGTGGTCTAACCGCAAAGGAAGAA GCTTCTTATAGGAAAGCTGGAAGCATTGCGGAGCAGACCATAAGTTCAATCAGGACAGTGTTTTCTTTTGTTGCTGAAAGCCAATTGGGAGAAAAGTATTCTGAGTTACTTGAAAAATCAGCTCCAATTGGTGCTAGAATTGGTTTTGCTAAAGGTGCAGGAATGGGAATTATCTACTTAGTAACATATTCAACTTGGGCTTTGGCTTTTTGGTATGGTTCTATCTTGATTTCCAAGGGTGAACTTGATGGTGGTTCTGCTATTGCTTGCTTCTTTGGTGTCAATGTTGGTGGAAG AGGCTTGGCATTGGCACTTTCATATTTTGCGCAATTTGCACAAGGAACTGTTGCAGCAAGCCGCGTGTTCTATATTATAGATCGAATTCCCGAGATTGATCCGTATAATTCTGAGGGTAGGAAGCTTTCATCTGCTCGCGGAAGGATTGAGTTAAAGAATGTTAGTTTTGCGTATCCATCTCGTCCGGATTCACTTATACTTAATTCCATTAATCTGGTGTTTCCGTCTTCGAAAACTTTGGCATTGGTTGGTGCAAGTGGAGGTGGAAAATCGACTATCTTTGCTCTCATAGAAAGGTTTTATGACCCTATAGAAGGGATTGTTACCTTGGATGGTCATGATTTGAGGACACTGCAAGTAAAGTGGTTAAGGGATCAAATTGGGATGGTTGGTCAAGAACCGATTCTGTTCGCTACATCTATACTCGAAAATGTGATGATGGGGAAAGATAATGCCACCAAGGAAGAAGCAATTTCTGCTTGTATTGCTGCGGATGCTCACAAATTCATCTCTAGCTTGCCATTACGTTATGACACTCAG GTTGGTGATAGAGGCACAAAACTTTCAGGAGGTCAAAAGCAAAGAATTGCATTGGCTAGAGCAATGATAAAAAAtcctaaaattcttcttttagaTGAACCGACTAGTGCTCTTGATGCTGAGTCGGAGGCTGCGGTTCAAAGGGCCATTGACAAGATTTCTGCAGGAAGAACAACCATTGTCATTGCTCATAGGATAGCTACAGTGAAGAATGCTGATGCCATTGTAGTTCTTGAATATGGTTCTGTAACTGAGATCGGCGACCATCGCCAGCTTATGGCGAAATCCGGAACCTACTACAACCTTGTTAAACTTGCAACTGAATCCATTTCAAAGCCTCTTCCTGTAGAAAATGGCATGCAAAAAACCAATGATTTATTGTCCAACAATAACAAATATGCTTCTGATATAGCGAAATCAAGTTATCTAGTCGATATCTCGAGGTCTAAGCACATGGATTCAATGCAGGATGAGAGTCAAGAAGATATTGAAGACAAACAAGATAAAAAGCTAAGAGAATACAAACTTTCTGAGGTATGGAAATTGCAAAAGCCAGAGTTTATGATGCTATCTTCAGGCCTTGTTATGGGAATGTTTGCAGGCgcttttctttccctttttccaTTGATTTTAGGCATATCCCTTGGAGTATATTTTGGAAATGATACTTCAAAAATGAAAAGAGATGTAGGGTACCTTTGTCTAGTACTTGTCGGACTCGGATTCGGTTGCATTCTTTCCATGACAGGACAACAAGGTTTATGTGGTTGGGCAGGTTCAAAACTAACACTTAGGGTTAGAAACCTTTTGTTTAAATCAATACTAAAACAAGAACCTGGATGGTTTGATTTTGATGAAAACTCGACCGGTGTATTGGTATCAAGACTCTCGATAGACGCGGTTAGTTTCCGTTCGGTACTCGGTGACAGATTCTCAGTACTTCTTATGGGATTGAGTTCAGCTGCTGTTGGACTTGGCGTGTCCTTCGCCTTTAACGTGAAACTAACCCTTGTTGCAGCTGCTGTAACTCCTTTGACCCTTGGTGCAAGTTACATAAACTTGATCATAAACATTGGTCCGAAAATCGATAACAACTCGTATGCAAGAGCTAGCAATATTGCTTCCGGTGCAGTTTCGAATATAAGGACAGTTGCTACATTTTCTGCACAGGAACAGATAGTTAAATCCTTTGACAATGCCTTATCAGAACCAaggaaaaaatcattaaaaagttcACAACTTCAAGGTCTTGTTTTTGGACTCTTTCAAGGTGCTATGTATGCATCATACACCTTAACTCTTTGGTTCGGTGCGTACCTTGTAAAACACGACGAAGGAAAATTTGAAGATGTTTATAAGATTTTTCTCATTCTTGTTTTGAGTTCGTTTTCCGTTGGACAACTAGCTGGTTTAGCACCTGATACTTCAATGGCCGCTACATCAATTCCTGCGGTTCAAGATGTTATAAACAGAAAACCATTGATAGGAAGTGATGGAAGAAAAACTAGAAAAGTTGATAAATCAAAGAGCTTCAAAATCGAATTCAAAATGGTTACATTTGCATATCCATCAAGGCCTGAGATAACTGTGTTGAGGGATTTCTGTTTGAAGATTAAAGGCGGAAGTACCGTGGCATTAGTCGGACCAAGTGGATCAGGAAAATCAACCGTTGTGTGGATGACACAACGGTTTTATGATCCTGACCAAGGGAAGGTTATGATGAGTGGCGTCGATTTAAGGGAGATTGATGTAAAGTGGTTGAGGAGACAAATCGGTTTGGTTGGCCAAGAACCTGCGCTGTTCGCCGGGAGTATAAGGGAAAATATTGCATTTGGTGACCAAAAGGCCTCATGGGCTGAAATTGaagctgctgcaatggaagcttaCATTCACAAGTTTATCAGTGGACTTCCTCAGGGTTATGAAACTCAG gttGGTGAGAGTGGAGTCCAATTATCAGGTGGACAAAAACAAAGAATAGCTATAGCAAGGGCAATATTGAAGAAATCAAAGGTTCTTCTACTTGATGAAGCAAGCAGTGCATTGGACTTGGAATCAGAAAAACACATCCAAGAAGCACTTAAGAATGTTTCCAAAGAGGCAACAACAATAATCGTTGCTCACCGTCTTTCCACGATCAGAGAAGCCGATAAAATCGCAGTAATGAGAAATGGTGAAGTTGTTGAGTATGGCAGCCATGACACTCTTATTTCTTCACTTCAAAATGGTTTGTATGCTAGCCTTGTTAGAGCTGAGACTGAAGCCAATGCATTTGCTTGA